One part of the Pandoraea faecigallinarum genome encodes these proteins:
- a CDS encoding putative bifunctional diguanylate cyclase/phosphodiesterase, with product MAGEPGNERDDHGRNTNDFSDELSELTGARRRWRITARLDELFRSISLYAVPAAIMLLSGIVLLFQESQYAVRGATPLSFQAQGDLPATFSPPMAKGALERAPSVQQFSTHLSEAPVWFRVTVPPVGAQERTVIEFPSRHAKTLACWRSPDSPAIGRADRSGVTGAVRMSKAGFMIDLGHLVEPVTLLCQATFSGPAHLSLVAWPAPELRISEKEFHRSNGLLEGGLLTLSAFVLVTAIINKEWLYVLFAAWLIGNLRLAANSMGADTQWLERAIPMDWDALVRKATFAVYYVLTYSLFTQLFKKELRLIGLRWMVMVLQWAGVVLCCAAIALPYAHFIPVLWAVAALGIVFVLVLLARILVLTRSRVAVWYSASLAIVLFATFSEVIAAAFNARALSSALNSVTAALFSSLMAALAIAEQMRMEHKGKLEAQTELRNAYDVTPVGLFTLNDQGVFVRGNAALHTMLGIPLGIPNTQGRTYRWDQYFGQSTWRMLLDVAQHSDESELEILSLPRDDGRVSRYLVKAIFSDGRIEGSLQDITERARTMEQLRYLAENDPLTGVSNRRGIEKSLGEAIRTLSETRPAALAYLDLDRFKLVNDLFGHAAGDEVLRQACDRMRARLSAEQSVGRTGGDEFIVVFRDATIKEAAAVARRLVDAIAGEPYQIGDRAFQVRASAGVIELTTDMRVPDAISSADRACREAKKSRRELVVYERGAAAFRERLAELRLIDALDAGLAPNTLFLEMQPIMEMAAPGDSLNFEVLLRMRDSDGNIVPASRIISAAEENGTIGMIDKWVLTNTLTWIDAHRDQLEKTRFVCVNLSGASLNDEHFVRDIFATLAAHERAVGLLCIEITETVALHDLDNTRRFVDRIHQLGGRIALDDFGAGFSSFSYLKDLAVDAIKIDGAFVKSMAAHPANLAIVEAIVALAKNLGIRSVAEWVEDAATLEALSELGVDYVQGFLIARPQTPEAILAADSAASFVRDPQLSALLVELEASFYPRASGSTALH from the coding sequence ATGGCGGGGGAACCCGGTAACGAGCGTGACGATCACGGCCGCAATACGAACGATTTCTCCGATGAGTTGAGCGAACTCACCGGCGCGCGTCGCCGTTGGCGCATCACAGCGAGACTCGACGAGCTTTTTCGAAGCATTTCCCTGTATGCCGTGCCCGCGGCGATCATGTTGCTCTCGGGCATCGTGCTGCTGTTTCAGGAAAGCCAGTACGCCGTGCGCGGTGCGACGCCGCTCAGTTTTCAGGCGCAAGGCGATTTACCCGCGACGTTCAGCCCGCCCATGGCGAAGGGCGCACTCGAGCGTGCGCCGTCTGTCCAGCAATTCAGCACTCATCTCTCCGAAGCGCCGGTGTGGTTCCGGGTCACGGTGCCGCCGGTCGGCGCTCAGGAACGCACCGTCATCGAGTTTCCTTCGCGCCACGCGAAGACGCTGGCCTGTTGGCGAAGCCCGGACAGCCCGGCGATCGGTCGTGCGGATCGCAGCGGCGTAACGGGGGCCGTGCGCATGTCGAAGGCCGGCTTCATGATCGATCTCGGCCATCTCGTCGAACCCGTGACGCTGCTTTGTCAGGCGACGTTCTCCGGCCCGGCGCATCTCTCGCTCGTGGCCTGGCCCGCGCCCGAGCTGCGCATTTCCGAGAAGGAATTTCACCGCAGCAACGGGTTGCTCGAAGGCGGCCTGTTGACGCTGTCGGCTTTCGTGCTGGTCACTGCCATCATCAACAAGGAATGGCTGTATGTGCTGTTCGCCGCGTGGCTGATCGGCAATCTGCGTCTCGCGGCGAACTCGATGGGGGCCGATACGCAATGGCTCGAACGGGCCATTCCGATGGACTGGGACGCCCTGGTGCGCAAGGCGACCTTCGCGGTCTATTACGTGCTGACGTACTCGCTGTTCACACAGTTGTTCAAGAAAGAGCTGCGCCTGATCGGGTTGCGGTGGATGGTGATGGTGCTGCAATGGGCCGGCGTCGTGCTGTGCTGCGCCGCCATTGCGTTGCCGTACGCTCACTTCATTCCCGTGCTTTGGGCCGTGGCGGCGCTGGGCATCGTGTTCGTACTGGTGTTGCTCGCGCGCATTCTGGTGCTGACGCGCTCGCGCGTGGCGGTCTGGTACAGCGCGTCGCTTGCCATCGTTCTGTTCGCCACGTTTTCCGAAGTGATTGCGGCCGCCTTCAACGCCCGCGCCTTGTCCTCGGCGCTCAATAGCGTGACGGCGGCGCTGTTCTCGAGCCTGATGGCCGCACTCGCCATCGCCGAGCAGATGCGCATGGAGCACAAGGGCAAGCTCGAAGCCCAGACCGAACTGCGCAATGCCTACGATGTCACGCCCGTGGGGCTGTTCACCCTGAACGATCAGGGCGTGTTCGTGCGGGGGAACGCCGCGCTGCACACCATGCTCGGCATTCCCCTGGGCATTCCCAATACGCAGGGCCGCACGTACCGCTGGGACCAGTACTTCGGGCAGAGCACGTGGCGCATGTTGCTCGACGTCGCCCAGCACAGTGACGAATCCGAACTCGAAATCCTCTCGCTGCCGCGCGACGACGGCCGGGTCAGCCGCTATCTGGTCAAGGCGATCTTCTCCGACGGCCGTATCGAAGGCTCCTTGCAGGACATCACGGAACGTGCGCGCACGATGGAGCAATTGCGCTATCTCGCGGAGAACGATCCGCTGACCGGGGTTTCGAACCGGCGCGGGATCGAGAAGTCGCTCGGCGAGGCCATCCGGACGCTATCGGAGACGCGCCCCGCGGCGCTCGCCTATCTGGATCTGGACCGCTTCAAGCTCGTCAACGATCTGTTCGGGCATGCCGCGGGCGACGAAGTGCTGCGTCAGGCGTGCGACCGCATGCGCGCCCGGTTGTCGGCGGAGCAGAGCGTCGGGCGCACCGGTGGCGACGAATTCATCGTGGTGTTTCGCGATGCGACCATCAAGGAGGCAGCGGCCGTGGCGCGCCGCCTGGTCGACGCCATTGCCGGCGAGCCGTATCAGATCGGCGATCGCGCGTTCCAGGTGCGTGCGTCGGCCGGGGTCATCGAACTCACGACGGACATGCGCGTGCCCGACGCGATTTCCTCGGCCGACCGCGCCTGCCGCGAAGCCAAGAAGAGCCGGCGCGAGCTGGTCGTCTACGAGCGCGGGGCGGCGGCATTTCGCGAGCGTCTGGCCGAACTGCGTCTGATCGATGCGCTCGACGCCGGCCTCGCGCCCAACACGCTGTTCCTCGAAATGCAGCCGATCATGGAGATGGCTGCGCCGGGCGATTCGCTGAACTTCGAAGTGCTGCTGCGCATGCGCGATTCCGACGGCAACATCGTGCCCGCGTCGCGCATCATCAGCGCGGCCGAAGAGAACGGCACCATCGGTATGATCGACAAATGGGTGCTCACGAACACCTTGACATGGATCGACGCACATCGCGACCAACTCGAGAAGACGCGTTTCGTTTGCGTGAACCTGTCGGGTGCGTCGCTCAACGACGAGCATTTCGTGCGGGACATCTTCGCCACGCTCGCCGCGCACGAGCGCGCTGTCGGATTGTTGTGCATCGAGATCACGGAAACGGTGGCGCTGCACGATCTGGACAACACGCGGCGCTTCGTGGATCGCATCCATCAACTGGGCGGGCGCATCGCGCTCGACGACTTCGGCGCGGGGTTCAGTTCGTTTTCCTATCTCAAGGATCTTGCAGTCGACGCGATCAAGATCGATGGCGCGTTCGTCAAGAGCATGGCGGCCCATCCGGCCAATCTCGCTATTGTCGAGGCTATCGTGGCGCTGGCGAAAAATCTTGGCATCCGGAGTGTGGCGGAGTGGGTGGAAGATGCCGCGACGCTCGAAGCGCTCTCCGAGCTTGGCGTCGACTATGTGCAGGGCTTTCTCATTGCACGCCCGCAAACGCCGGAAGCCATTCTCGCGGCTGACTCGGCAGCGAGTTTCGTACGCGATCCGCAACTTAGCGCGTTGCTCGTCGAGTTGGAAGCGTCCTTTTATCCGCGCGCGAGCGGCAGCACGGCGTTGCACTGA
- a CDS encoding FtsK/SpoIIIE family DNA translocase, with protein MGFGWFGLSTFWLLALCWPGVRGLLGGEIRIFGPGTLRVLLGVPLTMVSSATLAALTGGDSTTAGGSVGQTLSHGLHVALGGTLAMGVTGFILLFSLPLVFGTTWWGMFSRGTAPGKEDDAPSFGPRESRESHFHGGIHEPVRGLSQMSFDTAERSERGERGGYLPTLGQGHHNVGSLAEAPVPRRRGLAAQPRWKLTDEERARLDAMQPPPLSARGGRRAEPSFGSTGTRAVLPRHAYGAGAARGEALRMTEFVRAEPGLPPRAPRVPPTASPSATSSTSSPMASAATTRLATPRPMASASGVSPSALSSASGVAASSPDALHSTSIPGTTGYRRPVGTAPAHLRGTVVHSPFRKPQLGLEDVPPRGAPPMAARPQTSSSQTTLSRSDASMTPSAPTANPPFASPSASPSVSRPAAGSVMRGAASWSAGDVATPLSSDISEFSPVGWSVNDVETPSAEPVPEGPTPEMRAQQEAARAAEQARVEAMAALRNEAEALLRDLRQWSRADAGEGADVASAEPPAGETERPMPVGNDIGKEAGKEAGKESGTEADVAASGPEEVPSLDAASPIAPGASAAPLAASEVLNLPPTVLLPKAAVTPSGASMSTPPRAFVFADVLASVEAYDASPVEPDADVKADVKADAPATASAPAPMQALAAAVAEASFEAADEPPPFDASEASEASKALETSDTSVIDDDIEPSSKPHYVLRADGTWARADEILPTSGPIETPGLPTTPVSAAAPAAATVPAIPSFTAASASATAPTASFGEPPAPAPASFSPDTPYELPPPRVAVDYDLPALDLLSPAMSQDIANVVSDEALAAVSQLIEQRLAEFKVPVTVVGASAGPVITRFEVEPAVGVRGAQVVGLMKDLARALGVTSIRVVETIPGKTCMGLELPNAQRQMIRLSEILTAPVFDSHRSRLALAMGKDITGEPVVADLARAPHLLVAGTTGSGKSVAVNAMILSLLYKATPDDVRLIMIDPKMLELSVYGGIPHLLAPVVTDMKQAAHALNWCVGEMEKRYRLMSALGVRNLAGYNEKIDAARAAGDKVSNPFSLTPDAPEPLDRLPFIVVVIDELADLMMVAGKKIEELIARLAQKARAAGIHLILATQRPSVDVITGLIKANIPTRVAFQVSSKIDSRTILDQMGAESLLGQGDMLFLPPGTGYPQRVHGAFVADDEVHRVVEHWQQYGEPDYDESILAGDPADAAAADLFGDAAGDAEADPLYDEAAAFVLNSRRASISAVQRQLRIGYNRAARLIEQMEAAGLVTPMGRNGTREVVAPGE; from the coding sequence ATGGGGTTTGGCTGGTTCGGACTGTCGACGTTTTGGTTGCTGGCGTTGTGCTGGCCTGGCGTACGGGGTCTGCTTGGCGGTGAGATAAGAATCTTCGGCCCCGGCACGCTCCGTGTGCTGCTTGGCGTTCCGCTCACCATGGTGTCGAGCGCCACGTTGGCCGCGCTCACGGGCGGGGACAGCACTACGGCCGGCGGCAGTGTCGGTCAGACCCTTTCGCACGGCCTGCACGTCGCGCTGGGCGGCACGCTCGCAATGGGCGTCACCGGCTTCATTCTCCTTTTTTCCCTTCCGCTAGTCTTTGGCACCACGTGGTGGGGCATGTTCTCGCGCGGCACAGCCCCCGGCAAGGAGGACGATGCGCCGTCGTTCGGGCCGCGCGAGTCGCGCGAGTCGCATTTCCACGGCGGCATTCACGAACCGGTGCGCGGGCTGTCGCAGATGTCGTTCGACACAGCCGAACGAAGTGAGCGCGGTGAACGGGGCGGCTACCTACCGACGCTTGGTCAGGGGCACCACAACGTGGGCAGCCTGGCGGAAGCGCCGGTGCCCCGTCGTCGCGGACTGGCCGCGCAGCCACGCTGGAAGTTAACCGACGAAGAGCGTGCGCGACTTGACGCGATGCAGCCGCCGCCATTGTCTGCCCGTGGGGGGCGCCGCGCCGAGCCGTCGTTCGGCAGCACGGGCACGCGTGCGGTCCTGCCTCGCCACGCCTACGGCGCCGGGGCGGCGCGGGGCGAGGCGCTACGGATGACCGAATTCGTGCGCGCGGAACCGGGACTGCCGCCGCGAGCGCCGAGAGTGCCGCCGACGGCATCGCCATCCGCGACCTCTTCGACATCGTCCCCGATGGCGTCCGCCGCGACAACCCGGCTGGCGACACCCCGGCCGATGGCGTCGGCATCGGGCGTTTCGCCGTCGGCGCTATCGAGTGCCTCCGGCGTGGCGGCTTCGTCGCCGGACGCGCTGCATTCGACGTCCATTCCGGGGACTACGGGATACCGGCGTCCAGTCGGCACGGCTCCGGCGCACTTGCGCGGTACCGTTGTGCATAGCCCGTTTCGCAAGCCCCAGTTGGGTTTGGAGGACGTGCCGCCGCGAGGCGCGCCGCCGATGGCGGCGCGTCCGCAAACGTCCTCAAGCCAGACGACGCTTTCGCGCTCCGATGCGTCGATGACGCCGTCAGCCCCTACGGCGAATCCGCCGTTCGCGTCGCCTTCTGCGTCGCCTTCTGTGTCACGACCCGCGGCAGGCTCCGTCATGCGAGGCGCCGCGTCGTGGTCGGCGGGGGACGTTGCGACACCGCTGTCGTCCGACATCTCCGAATTTTCCCCCGTCGGCTGGTCCGTCAACGACGTGGAGACTCCGTCTGCGGAACCCGTACCCGAAGGTCCGACGCCGGAGATGCGCGCGCAACAGGAAGCGGCGCGCGCGGCGGAACAGGCCCGCGTCGAGGCAATGGCCGCACTGCGCAACGAAGCAGAGGCTTTGCTTCGCGATCTGCGACAGTGGAGTCGTGCCGACGCAGGGGAGGGCGCTGACGTGGCGTCGGCGGAGCCGCCGGCTGGCGAGACCGAGCGTCCGATGCCGGTCGGGAACGATATAGGGAAGGAAGCAGGGAAGGAAGCAGGGAAGGAGTCGGGGACGGAAGCCGATGTCGCGGCGAGCGGTCCTGAGGAAGTTCCCTCGCTCGACGCTGCGTCGCCGATAGCGCCGGGCGCATCGGCAGCACCGCTTGCGGCGTCGGAAGTACTCAATCTTCCACCGACGGTTTTGCTGCCGAAGGCGGCGGTGACGCCGTCCGGGGCGTCGATGTCGACGCCGCCGCGTGCGTTCGTTTTCGCCGATGTGCTCGCGAGCGTCGAAGCTTACGACGCGTCGCCCGTCGAGCCCGACGCCGACGTGAAGGCCGACGTGAAGGCCGACGCACCGGCCACGGCTTCCGCCCCGGCCCCGATGCAGGCATTGGCGGCGGCGGTTGCGGAGGCGTCGTTCGAGGCCGCCGACGAACCGCCGCCGTTCGATGCTTCGGAAGCCTCCGAAGCCTCCAAGGCCTTGGAGACCTCGGACACCTCCGTCATCGATGACGACATCGAACCGTCGTCAAAACCGCATTACGTATTGCGTGCGGATGGCACCTGGGCGCGGGCCGACGAGATACTGCCGACGTCCGGGCCCATCGAGACGCCGGGCCTGCCCACAACGCCGGTGTCGGCCGCTGCGCCCGCTGCTGCAACGGTGCCTGCGATTCCGTCGTTCACCGCGGCTTCGGCTTCGGCCACTGCCCCAACCGCATCCTTCGGGGAACCCCCGGCGCCAGCCCCGGCAAGTTTTTCGCCCGATACGCCGTACGAACTGCCGCCGCCGCGCGTGGCCGTCGACTACGATTTGCCCGCGCTGGATTTGTTGTCGCCGGCGATGTCGCAGGACATCGCCAACGTCGTCTCCGACGAAGCGCTCGCCGCCGTGAGTCAACTGATCGAGCAGCGTCTGGCCGAGTTCAAGGTGCCGGTAACGGTCGTCGGCGCATCGGCGGGTCCTGTGATCACGCGCTTCGAAGTCGAGCCGGCCGTCGGGGTACGCGGTGCGCAGGTCGTCGGTCTGATGAAGGATCTGGCGCGCGCGTTGGGCGTGACGTCGATTCGCGTCGTCGAGACGATTCCCGGCAAGACCTGCATGGGGCTCGAACTGCCGAACGCGCAGCGCCAGATGATTCGTCTGTCCGAGATTCTCACGGCACCGGTATTCGATTCGCATCGTTCGCGTCTTGCGCTGGCGATGGGCAAGGACATTACCGGCGAGCCGGTCGTGGCCGATCTGGCACGTGCCCCGCACCTGCTGGTTGCCGGTACGACCGGTTCCGGCAAGTCGGTTGCCGTCAACGCCATGATCCTGTCGTTGCTGTACAAGGCGACGCCGGACGACGTGCGTCTCATCATGATCGACCCGAAGATGCTGGAGCTATCGGTCTACGGCGGTATTCCGCATTTGCTCGCGCCGGTTGTCACCGATATGAAGCAAGCCGCGCATGCCCTGAACTGGTGCGTGGGCGAGATGGAAAAGCGCTATCGCCTGATGTCTGCGCTCGGCGTACGTAATCTGGCCGGCTACAACGAGAAAATCGATGCGGCGCGTGCCGCTGGCGACAAGGTAAGCAACCCATTCTCGCTCACGCCGGACGCCCCGGAACCGCTGGATCGCCTGCCGTTCATCGTGGTCGTCATCGACGAACTGGCCGATCTGATGATGGTCGCAGGCAAGAAGATCGAGGAATTGATCGCACGCCTGGCGCAAAAGGCGCGCGCGGCCGGTATTCACCTGATTCTGGCAACGCAGCGGCCGTCGGTGGACGTCATTACGGGACTCATCAAGGCGAACATTCCGACGCGCGTCGCTTTCCAGGTATCGTCCAAGATCGATTCGCGCACGATTCTCGACCAGATGGGCGCGGAGTCGCTGCTCGGGCAGGGCGACATGCTGTTCCTGCCGCCGGGCACCGGGTATCCGCAACGGGTCCACGGCGCGTTCGTGGCGGACGACGAGGTGCATCGTGTCGTTGAGCATTGGCAGCAGTATGGCGAGCCGGATTACGACGAATCCATCCTCGCGGGCGACCCGGCGGATGCCGCTGCGGCGGATCTGTTCGGCGATGCGGCCGGGGACGCCGAAGCCGATCCGTTGTACGACGAGGCTGCCGCGTTCGTGCTGAATTCGCGACGCGCGTCGATTTCCGCCGTGCAACGGCAATTGCGCATCGGTTACAACCGTGCGGCACGCCTCATCGAGCAAATGGAGGCCGCGGGACTCGTCACACCGATGGGACGAAACGGCACCCGCGAAGTCGTCGCGCCGGGCGAGTAA
- a CDS encoding ABC transporter substrate-binding protein: MQFRFKLMAGAVAFALSASMAVAADPIKIGVSGPFTGGSSSMGVSMRDGVRLAAAEINKSGGVLGRQIVLVERDEEAKNERGVQVAQELINKEKVVATVGYINTGVALASQRFYQDAKIPVFNNVATGTVITEQFKPPQYPDNYVFRNSAKDSIQAPMIVEEAITRRGFKKPAILADSTNYGQLGREDLEKALKAKGITPVAVEKFNIKDVDMTAQLLKAKQAGADVILTYGIGPELAQIANGMGKLGWKLPIVGSWTLAMANYIDNSGANGEGARMPQTFIQEPNTPKRKAFIDGYLAMFKPKNNRIDSAVSAAQGYDSIYLLAAAIKQAGSTEGPKVRAALEDLKTPVEGVVTTYDHPFTHDDHDAITANIPVFGEVKGGRVVYAYDADLKAGSKVREKAASTASK; this comes from the coding sequence ATGCAATTCCGATTCAAGCTTATGGCCGGCGCTGTCGCGTTCGCCCTGTCCGCCTCGATGGCCGTCGCTGCCGATCCGATCAAGATCGGCGTGTCGGGGCCGTTCACCGGCGGCTCGTCGTCGATGGGCGTGTCCATGCGTGACGGCGTGCGTCTGGCCGCTGCGGAGATCAACAAGTCGGGCGGCGTGCTGGGACGTCAGATCGTGCTGGTCGAGCGCGACGAGGAAGCCAAGAACGAGCGCGGCGTGCAGGTCGCACAGGAACTGATCAACAAGGAAAAGGTGGTTGCAACCGTCGGTTACATCAATACCGGTGTGGCACTTGCTTCGCAGCGTTTCTATCAGGATGCCAAAATTCCGGTGTTCAACAACGTGGCGACGGGCACGGTCATTACCGAGCAGTTCAAGCCGCCTCAGTACCCGGACAACTACGTGTTCCGCAACTCGGCCAAGGACAGCATTCAGGCGCCGATGATCGTGGAAGAAGCCATCACGCGCCGCGGTTTCAAGAAGCCCGCAATTCTTGCCGACTCGACCAACTACGGCCAGCTCGGGCGTGAGGATCTGGAAAAGGCGCTCAAAGCCAAGGGCATTACGCCCGTGGCGGTCGAGAAGTTCAACATCAAGGACGTCGACATGACGGCCCAGTTGCTCAAGGCCAAGCAGGCCGGCGCCGACGTGATCCTGACGTACGGCATCGGTCCGGAGCTTGCCCAGATCGCCAACGGCATGGGCAAGCTCGGCTGGAAGCTGCCGATCGTGGGCAGCTGGACGCTTGCGATGGCGAACTACATCGACAACTCGGGAGCGAACGGCGAAGGCGCGCGCATGCCGCAGACGTTCATTCAGGAACCGAACACGCCCAAGCGCAAGGCATTCATCGACGGCTACCTTGCCATGTTCAAGCCGAAGAACAACCGCATCGACTCGGCGGTTTCGGCAGCGCAAGGCTACGACTCGATCTACCTGCTGGCCGCAGCCATCAAGCAGGCAGGCAGCACCGAAGGCCCGAAGGTGCGCGCAGCCCTGGAAGACCTGAAGACGCCGGTCGAAGGTGTGGTCACGACCTACGATCATCCGTTCACGCATGACGACCACGATGCCATCACGGCGAACATTCCGGTGTTCGGCGAAGTCAAGGGCGGCCGTGTTGTGTACGCCTACGACGCCGACCTGAAGGCAGGCAGCAAGGTTCGCGAGAAGGCCGCTTCGACGGCTTCGAAGTAA
- a CDS encoding branched-chain amino acid ABC transporter permease, whose translation MTILIQLVYSGIALGMIYAVIAFGYQLTFATSGTLNFGQGEALMLGALVGLTLVDTLGLNYWLMIPIVCLFGLVQGAFVERIGVKPALRIKSEFGWIMSTIALGIIFKNVAENLWGRDDLKFPSPLPESPIKLMGANVLPMELLVVVGALLMMAAVEFFNRRSIYGKAVVATANDRDAAGLMGINTSLVITFSYALSSMAAAFAGVLVAPLTLTGATMGAVLGLKAFAVAIIGGLSSGMGVLVGGVILGVAETTTAFYISTGYKDVPGLVLLLLVLAVKPAGLFGKTAIKKV comes from the coding sequence ATGACCATCCTGATTCAACTCGTCTACAGCGGTATCGCGCTGGGGATGATCTACGCCGTGATCGCCTTCGGTTACCAACTGACGTTTGCGACATCCGGCACCCTGAACTTTGGGCAGGGCGAGGCGCTCATGCTCGGCGCCTTGGTCGGCCTGACCCTGGTCGACACCCTGGGCCTCAATTACTGGCTGATGATTCCCATCGTCTGTCTGTTCGGCCTCGTGCAGGGCGCGTTCGTCGAGCGTATCGGCGTGAAACCCGCGTTACGCATCAAGTCGGAGTTCGGCTGGATCATGTCCACCATTGCGCTGGGCATCATCTTCAAGAACGTCGCGGAAAACCTGTGGGGCCGCGACGATCTCAAATTCCCGTCGCCGCTGCCCGAGTCGCCCATCAAACTGATGGGGGCGAATGTGCTGCCGATGGAACTGCTCGTCGTCGTGGGCGCGCTGCTCATGATGGCGGCCGTGGAGTTCTTCAACCGTCGCTCGATCTACGGCAAGGCCGTGGTGGCGACGGCGAACGACCGCGACGCCGCGGGACTCATGGGCATCAACACCAGCCTGGTGATCACGTTCTCGTACGCGCTGTCGTCGATGGCCGCGGCGTTCGCCGGCGTGCTCGTCGCACCGCTCACGCTGACCGGCGCCACGATGGGCGCGGTGCTTGGACTGAAAGCCTTCGCGGTGGCGATCATCGGCGGCCTGTCCAGCGGCATGGGCGTGCTCGTGGGCGGCGTGATCCTCGGTGTGGCGGAGACCACCACCGCGTTCTACATTTCGACCGGCTACAAAGACGTGCCGGGTCTCGTGCTGCTGCTGCTCGTGCTGGCCGTGAAGCCGGCAGGCCTGTTCGGCAAGACCGCCATCAAGAAGGTGTAA
- a CDS encoding ABC transporter permease subunit encodes MRVTTKLAAVLGIVALFGFPLAVGNPYYIHMIETIMIYAILLFGLDIVVGYTGQVSLGHAGLFGIGAYVAGVFFAKFGFTLWLALPAAILVTAAFGAVLALPALRVIGPYLAMVTLAFGTIIQILINEMDFLTSGPMGIKLTKPVIGGHPIDEVEYYWIVAVLLLLSMLVAHRILKSHLGRAFEALRDSPVASDCMGVSVYRYKVYAFVISAGFAGLAGSLYAYSEQYISPNTYNFELTILFLLAVIMGGRKTRSGSLLGAAIIVLLPQLLDDINVFRVVASLIAAVTTIAAAIAVARARTTLAKAAVPVAGTIALAGVTWWRESITDWRLTIFGLMILFVVYYLPDGIIGFLRSRILHRRRTLTVSATQVDESAAGDGDPVLAAAANGPDELLKVRQLLMQFDGLKALNQVDLTVRRGTIHGLIGPNGSGKSTMMNVLTGIYVPTAGSIEFAGESLAGRTSSDIALSGVARTFQNVQLFGEMTALENVLVGLHHTFNSTLLDVSLRLPRYKREEDGARARAMRLLEFVGLASLADEEARNLPYGKQRLLEIARALALDPRLLLLDEPAAGLTAPDIRELLAIIRKIRDHGITVILIEHHMDVVMSTCQTVSVLDFGQKIAEGLPAQIQADEKVIEAYLGGATTTH; translated from the coding sequence ATGCGCGTGACGACCAAACTTGCCGCCGTCCTCGGCATCGTCGCGCTGTTCGGCTTCCCGCTGGCCGTCGGCAATCCGTATTACATCCACATGATCGAGACGATCATGATCTACGCGATTCTGCTCTTCGGACTGGACATCGTCGTGGGTTACACGGGGCAGGTGTCGCTCGGCCACGCCGGGCTGTTCGGCATCGGCGCCTATGTGGCGGGCGTGTTCTTCGCCAAATTCGGTTTCACGCTCTGGCTGGCGCTGCCGGCGGCGATTCTCGTCACGGCGGCATTCGGCGCGGTGCTGGCGTTGCCGGCCCTGCGCGTGATCGGCCCGTACCTGGCGATGGTGACGCTGGCGTTCGGCACCATCATCCAGATTCTCATCAACGAGATGGACTTCCTGACATCCGGGCCGATGGGCATCAAGCTCACGAAGCCGGTGATCGGCGGGCATCCCATCGATGAAGTCGAGTACTACTGGATCGTGGCCGTACTGCTCTTGCTGAGCATGCTCGTCGCCCACCGTATCCTGAAGTCGCACCTCGGCCGTGCATTCGAGGCGCTGCGCGATTCTCCGGTGGCGTCGGACTGTATGGGCGTATCGGTGTACCGCTACAAGGTGTACGCGTTCGTCATCAGTGCCGGGTTCGCCGGTCTGGCCGGTAGTCTCTACGCATACTCGGAGCAGTACATTTCGCCGAACACGTACAACTTCGAGCTCACGATCCTGTTCCTGCTGGCCGTCATCATGGGCGGGCGAAAGACGCGCAGCGGCTCGCTGCTGGGCGCGGCGATCATCGTGCTGTTGCCGCAGTTGCTCGACGACATCAACGTCTTCCGTGTCGTGGCGTCGCTCATCGCCGCCGTCACGACGATTGCGGCGGCGATCGCCGTCGCGCGTGCACGGACCACGCTGGCGAAGGCGGCGGTGCCGGTCGCCGGTACGATCGCGCTGGCTGGTGTGACATGGTGGCGCGAGAGCATTACGGACTGGCGTCTGACGATCTTCGGTCTGATGATCCTGTTTGTCGTGTACTACCTGCCGGACGGCATCATCGGCTTCCTGCGCTCGCGCATTCTGCATCGCCGCCGTACGCTGACCGTCTCGGCCACGCAAGTGGACGAGTCGGCCGCGGGCGACGGCGACCCGGTGCTCGCCGCCGCGGCCAACGGGCCGGACGAGCTGCTCAAGGTGCGCCAGTTGCTCATGCAATTCGACGGGCTCAAGGCGCTCAATCAGGTGGACCTGACGGTCAGGCGCGGCACGATTCACGGCCTCATCGGCCCGAACGGCTCGGGCAAGAGCACGATGATGAACGTGCTCACAGGCATCTACGTGCCGACGGCGGGCAGCATCGAGTTCGCTGGCGAATCGCTGGCCGGACGCACGTCCTCCGATATCGCGCTCTCGGGCGTGGCGCGCACCTTCCAGAACGTGCAGCTCTTCGGTGAGATGACGGCGCTCGAAAACGTGCTGGTCGGTCTGCACCACACGTTCAATTCGACGCTCCTGGATGTCTCGCTGCGCTTGCCGCGATACAAGCGCGAGGAAGACGGCGCCCGTGCCCGCGCGATGCGTCTGCTGGAGTTCGTGGGGCTGGCGTCGCTGGCCGACGAGGAAGCCCGCAATTTGCCGTACGGCAAGCAGCGGCTGCTCGAAATCGCCCGTGCGCTGGCACTCGATCCGCGTCTGCTGTTGCTCGACGAACCGGCTGCCGGCCTGACCGCGCCCGACATTCGCGAGTTGCTCGCCATCATCCGCAAGATTCGCGACCACGGCATCACGGTGATTCTGATCGAGCACCACATGGACGTGGTGATGAGCACTTGTCAGACGGTCTCGGTGCTGGACTTCGGCCAGAAGATCGCCGAAGGCCTGCCGGCACAGATTCAGGCCGACGAAAAGGTGATCGAAGCGTATCTGGGTGGCGCAACGACCACACACTGA